In the genome of Streptomyces sp. 846.5, the window AGTTCGGCGGTGCCGAAGTGGACTGACGCCGGGGTGTGCAGGCCGATGCCCGAGTGGCGGTGCTCGTGGTTGTAGTACGAGATGAACCCGTCGAACCAACTACGGGCTTCTTCAAGTGAGTTGAATGATTTTGGGAAGTCGCTCATGTACTTCATGGTCTTGAAGTTCGACTCGCTGAAGGGGTTGTCGTTGCTGACCTTGGGTCGGGAGTGGCTTCTGGTGACGCCGAGGTCGATCAGCAGTTGGGAGACCTTCTTGGAGGTCATCGCGGTGCCCCGGTCCGCGTGGACGGTTTCGGGCACGATGCCGTTGCGCTCGATGGTCTCGCGGATCAACTCCTCGGCGCGGTCGGCGGATTCGGCGCGTTCCACGGTCCAGCCGCAGATGTAGCGGCTGTAGATGTCGATGATGACGTAGGCGTGGTACCACTCGCCCTTGTTCGGCCCCTGAACCTTGGTGATGTCCCAGGTCAGTACCTGGCACGGGGCTGTGGCCCGCAACTGGGGGACGGTCTTGGCCGGATGGGAGGCCAGCCTGCGGCGTTCCCCGCTCTGCCCGGCGGCCTCCAGGATCCGATACATGGTGCGTTCCGAGCAGTGGTATCGGCCCTCGTCCAGTTCCCGGGCCCAGACCTGGGCCGGGGCGAGGTCGGCGTACTGCGGGCGGTTGAGCAGGTCCAGCACGGCCTGCCGCTCGGTCGTGGAAAGCGCGGAAGCCGGCGAGGGGCGCGGTGCGCGCTCGCGCGGCGTCGGCGGGTGCAGGCGCCGGTAGTGCGTGGCTCGCGAGCGTCCGGTCAGCCGGCAGGCCGCCGTGGTGTTCAACTCCCGTTCCAGGCCGGTGAACGCCTCGTCGAGCAGGGGCTCGGCGGCGTGCTTCAGCCCGCGCTCTCGGAGAGCCTCTCCAAGAGCGCGTGTGTTTTTCCCAGCAGCTCCAAAGCGGCGTCGCGATGCGCCACGTCCTTCTCGAGGCGGGCGACCTTCTTGCGCAGCCGCTCAAGTTCCGCCTGTTCGGCGGCCTTCTTCGGCCGGGCCGCGGAGGTGCGCTGGTCGACCAGGGTGGCCGCCGCAGCGGCGTCGCGCGCGGCCCGCCACTCGATGATGTGCGAGTGGTAGAGCCGCTCGCGGCGCAGGATCGCGCCCTTCTCGCCGTTCGGGGCCGCGTCGTACTCAGCGACGATCCGCAGCTTGTACTGCGCCGTGAACGTGCGCCGCTTCGGGCGGGGCGCCGGGTCCTGCCCGGAGCCGGACGCGGGGGTGGTGGTACTGGCCATGCCGAAGTGCTCCTGTCTCGTCCATCTAGACTAACCCGACATTCCGGGCGTCTCTGTCGAGACTGTCAGAGAGGGCGGCGATCTCGTATCGGCGTCGCCCACGGAGCTTGGCCATGCCGAATGTGCCGTAGCGAAGCGCGCCCTCAACCCAGCGGATGCTGAGGTGGGAGCCTTGGCCACTGTCGCTGGCGAAGCCGGGTTCGAGGCCGACGGCTCCGCACTGGCTGCATCGGATCTGGTTCACTCGCGGAGTGTAGCCGTCAGGCACCACGTCCAAGGATGGCGGCTGCCCCACCCCGTACGAGACCGAGACCGAGGACATTGTCGTCCAGGGTGAAACAGGGTCGCCCATGAGCCGCGCTGCTCTCGGGACGCGCTCCTTGCGCTTTGGACAACCCTGCGGTCGACGGGGGAAACACGGATCAGTAGCTGGGTGTGGTGCCCTGGGAGCTTCCCCACCACCCGTCGACCACGCCCCACCCGTAGGACGCGACGTTGGCGTCGTTCAGCATCGGGGTGTAGCACGTATAGTCGCCGAGCGTGGAACTCCAGGTCAGTGCGTTCCCAGAGCCCGGGCAACCCTCCGCACCGCCCGTGTTGCGGTAGACGAAGGCGACCCCCGTGCTGAGCGGCGTGATGATGCGTGCCCACGCTGTCCTGCAGGACGTGCTGTACCGCAACTGGATCGTCCCGACCTGCGTTAGGTCTCCGCGATATATGGGCGTCGATTCGGCGGTGATGGCCGAACTGGCGCATCCGGTCGCAATGGGGTCCTGGCCGTCGTACGTAGCGGCCTGCGCGGGGCCGGAGGCGGCCAGCGGAGCGGCGGTCAGGGCGGCTACTGCAGCCGCGCGGCCGAGCACGCGTGCGAGATTCATGTAGTACCTCCGGCGGCAGGTCCATCAGACGTGAGCGCCGAAGGCGTGCGGCGCACTCGGCGAGGCTGCTCGATCACCTGTCTGGGCGTCAACTCCCCAGCCCCTGCCGCAGCGTGTATTCGGCCAGTCGCGCGGCTGACGACAAAGCAGTCATCACGCCACGAACCGCCGGTTGCTCCCGGCAACGACTGGCGGCCCCGCCGCGGGGAAGGTCGGCGGGGCCGATCGTCGCCCGCCGACCCTTGGGGCCGACGGACGGTGCTGATCTGGTGATCGACACCTGGACCCGTGACCTTGATCGTTGTTGCCGGATCGGCATCGAACCCGGACCGCGTGATGACAGCGGGCCTTGCCGAGGTGGCCACCGCGAACGGGCCGATCTCCCGCTCCGGTGGCAGGGCGAACACCCTGGAGCGAGCCTGTTCGTATGGACGACACGCCGACCGATGCGCAGCGCAGCCCGCCTGCGCATGTCGTCGTGCATCCCGTCTTCGACGGCTTCCCGCCGTTCCGGCGCGTCGATATCCGCGATACGCAGGTCGGCAAGGCGTACTCACTGAACGACGTCGCCGAGTTCTGCCGCCGCGCCGGCCTGGAAGACATCGACCTCGAAGCCGACGGCAACGTCCGGTGGATCGGTGGCGGACCCCACCAGTGGGAACCCGAGTAGCCAGTCCGGACAGCGTGAAGGCTCCGCCCGCACGGGAGTGGACAGAGCCTCCGGTTCCAGCGTACGACCGGCCTCACCGGATCCCGTCGTGGTGGAGCTTCCGGGCCCGGACGGAGAACCCGAACGATTAACACACAGCCGCCCACAGGGCCCAGGCAACGGTTGTTGTCAATCTCCTCGGATCGTCCTGATCGCACTGGCGAGGTTGTTCAAGGCTGCGGCGAAGTCGGCCTGGGAGGAGCTGCCGGGCGTACCGGGCACCTCCTCGGCGATCCGCTTCGCGGTGGCTGCAACGGCCGCTAGGACGGCCAACTGCGCTTCGTGGATGGCGGTGTCCTTCTGCCCCGTGTCACTGGTCATGATCCCAGTCTCAGCCTGCTCCCGGGAAGCCGCACGGCGGCGACCGGTACCGCCGTACCAGCCTTCGTCGACCCCCTTGAAGCGCTGCCTTCCTGCCTACCCCTATGGCCATCTGCGCAGGTCGGCCCGGTGCTCGCGCAGGACCTCGGAGGTGGCCCCGCCCAAGGCGATCGTCGCGGCCAAGCCGTCCGTCTTCACCTCGGTCTCGACGGGCGTCCGGCCGTCCTGGACGATCTCGGTGGAGATAGTCAGCAGCAGCTCGTCCCGAGGTGCGGGACCAGGTGGACTCGGATGCCGATGGCCACCTCCAAACAGCGGTCAGTCAGAGGCTGGACTGCCGCGCCGCCTTCTTCGCCTGCAGGGCGGCCACCCTCTCCGGGCTCCCGTAGAACCACCACCCATATCCCGCCGAGAGCACCGTCAGCGCCAAGAATCCCAAGCCCCACTGCCGGCCTACTACTGAACTCCCGCCCGGCTGACCCGCACTCCAGCCGGGCGGGGCACCACGGCCGTCCGGGTACTCCCGCTCCCCAGGCGGCCTCGGACATTCACCCCACGGCGAAGCCCCGCAGCGTCTTGCGGGAGCGTAGGGCACCGCCTGCATTTGCTGACTCCCGGGGTCCCTGCAACCGACCTGCTGGGTGAGAGCCGGTGGCAACCGTGGCCGTTACTGCCACGGTCGAGCTGGGCGCGCTGACCTGCTCCGCTGAGGGAGTGGATCGGCGCCGACCCACGTCAGCGGCAGTAGCCGCCGCGTATGCGGTGGGTGGGGCGGTCTCCGGCACGTCCGAACGGCGTATCCGGGCATGCGGCCGGTCGTACGCGGGGGTCTGCTGACCGTGGGGCCGTCGGACGACGACCCGATCCACACGCACGAGAAATGAGGAATCCGCTATGGCTGTTGTCATGTCACTACGCTGGGCCGGAGTCACACCCGAGCAGTACGACGAGGTCAGCGCCCGGATCCGCCTGGAGGAGGACCCCCCGCAGGGCATGGTCCTGCACGTCGCGCGGTTCGAGGGCGGCGCGCTGCTCGTGACCGACGTGTGGAACTCGCAGGGCGACTTCGAGCGATTCTTCGCCGACCGGCTCGCTGCGGCGGTCAAGGAGGCCGGGATGGAGGGGAAGCCCGAGACCGGATTCGTGCCGCTTCACCGCCGCGTACTCGCACCAGGGGTCAGCGGCGCCGCATGACCGCTGCAGTGGAGCAGGCCCGTCGCGGGCGGCCCCAGATGCGGGCCGGGCGTTCTACCCGTCCTGCGGCGGAGGCTGCCTGACGGCGTGGCCGGGGCCCTGCCGCGGTGCTGGGCCCCGGCTCCGGCGGCGTGCGCGCGTTCAGCGACACCTGACTTCACTCGCAGGACGCGAAAAAGCCCCCACCGCAGGCGATTTGCCTGGTGGGGTCTTGATCACAGGGTGGGCCGCGTGGGGCTCGAACCCACAACCTACGGGTGCACTCGCCTGAAGTCTCGCGTGGGTCAGCTCGGGTACGGGCCAGCGTTCACTACGGCCATCTCCCAGTCCTGCACGTGGACAGCAAAGTTTGGCGGGGCCGATTCTCCGCGAGGTCAGGTGCGGCTGAGTGGGGCGCCGGGTGATCCGGTGCGCGCAGGCCCGCGAGGACGGCCGAGAGCATGCGGTGCGCGCCCTGGCAGTCCTGACCGGCGGCAGCGACAGCGGTCACCAGTGCCTGGACTTCGCTTCAGCGCAGCGACGGGTCGATGCGGCCCTCCTCCTGCCGTGCTCGGGTGAAGAGTGGCATGGCGCCCGCGCTGATGGTGTCGGCCGCTGGCTGTGCCGGACCGTTCGACATCGCGCAGGGCCAGAAGGGCCCGCAGGCCGAGAACATCACCCCGGCCTGACCCCGGCTTCAGCGGCGCCCTGCACCGTCCTGGTGCGGGGCGCTGTCGTGTTCCGGCTCCTGGGTGGCAGTGTGCGCCGCCGTGACCTCCGCAGGGCTGATGTTGAGGACCTCGGCTATCTGCTCGGCGTCCGCGCCGGTCAGGCCGTTCATCTCAGCGAGGGTGGCGATGACGGTAATCGCCTCGCCGCCGAGCAGACCATCGGTGTCGTGGCCGGCGTCCCGGGCGCGGGCAGTGAGCCAGGTCGCGAAGGCGTCGGTTTGGTGGTGCATGGGGCGATTGTCGTCCGGGCGGACCGTGGGGCCAAGGAGTTGTGGCGGGAAGCACATGTCGCTGCGCCGCGGCTTCGCGACCGCCGCCCGCCTGGCCGGGCACGACGTGGTGGCCATCAGCCGACACGGCGGCTGGAAGGACGGCAGCAAGGCCCTGCTCGGCTACTTCGAGGACGTCGACACGTGGGAAGACAAC includes:
- a CDS encoding IS3 family transposase, with the translated sequence MKHAAEPLLDEAFTGLERELNTTAACRLTGRSRATHYRRLHPPTPRERAPRPSPASALSTTERQAVLDLLNRPQYADLAPAQVWARELDEGRYHCSERTMYRILEAAGQSGERRRLASHPAKTVPQLRATAPCQVLTWDITKVQGPNKGEWYHAYVIIDIYSRYICGWTVERAESADRAEELIRETIERNGIVPETVHADRGTAMTSKKVSQLLIDLGVTRSHSRPKVSNDNPFSESNFKTMKYMSDFPKSFNSLEEARSWFDGFISYYNHEHRHSGIGLHTPASVHFGTAELVREQRATTLAEAYARHPERFARRPQPPKLPEQVWINEPQPETEPAQQSS
- a CDS encoding DUF2690 domain-containing protein yields the protein MNLARVLGRAAAVAALTAAPLAASGPAQAATYDGQDPIATGCASSAITAESTPIYRGDLTQVGTIQLRYSTSCRTAWARIITPLSTGVAFVYRNTGGAEGCPGSGNALTWSSTLGDYTCYTPMLNDANVASYGWGVVDGWWGSSQGTTPSY
- a CDS encoding cold shock domain-containing protein; this translates as MKSGMAPALMVSAAGCAGPFDIAQGQKGPQAENITPA